One window of the Hippocampus zosterae strain Florida chromosome 8, ASM2543408v3, whole genome shotgun sequence genome contains the following:
- the npl gene encoding N-acetylneuraminate lyase isoform X1, producing the protein MTQCAGKKLSGLVAATFTPFTPQGEINLSEIGPYIDYLKEKQGVNSIFVNGTTGEGMSLSVDERKLVAEDWCRKAKGKMEQVIVHVGCTSLKDSQELARHAVGIGADGIAVIAPSFFKPRSAESVRAYLQTVADVAPNVPFYYYHLPALTNVNVSVSDLLEGIETLIPSFRGVKFSGSDLMDLGQCISRIQPHWSILYGVDEQLLAALALGAHGAVGSTYNYLGSHMNKLLSEFDSGNLVQARNLQFKMQELISYAVKVGFDLGVNKQLMNEVSGLQLGPPRLPIMPCPQSHALAIKQKYQHLFSIH; encoded by the exons ATGACGCAATGTGCCGGGAAGAAATTGAGTGGCCTGGTTGCGGCCACATTCACTCCATTCACCCCACAAGG TGAAATCAACCTATCAGAGATTGGACCTTATATTGACTACTTGAAAGAGAAGCAAGGTGTAAATAGCATTTTTG TGAACGGCACCACCGGAGAGGGCATGTCTCTCAGCGTGGACGAGAGGAAGTTAGTAGCCGAGGACTGGTGTCGGAAAGCCAAGGGAAa AATGGAGCAGGTGATTGTGCACGTTGGCTGCACCAGTCTCAAAGATTCCCAAGAGCTA GCTCGCCACGCGGTGGGAATCGGAGCTGACGGGATAGCGGTCATTGCTCCCTCCTTCTTCAAACCTCGCTCTGCAG AGTCGGTGAGGGCATACCTCCAGACGGTTGCCGACGTGGCCCCGAATGTGCCCTTCTACTACTACCACCTTCCAGCTCTTACCAATGTTAATG TGTCAGTGAGTGATTTGCTGGAAGGCATCGAGACGCTCATTCCTTCATTCCGAGGTGTGAAATTCTCCGGGAGCGACCTGATGGACTTGGGACAGTGCATCAGCCGCATTCAGCCCCACTGGTCCATCCTGTACGGTGTGGACGAG CAACTGTTGGCGGCCCTCGCGTTGGGAGCCCACGGAGCAGTTGGCag TACGTACAACTACCTGGGAAGTCACATGAACAAGCTGTTGTCCGAGTTTGACAGTGGCAACCTTGTGCAGGCCAGGAACCTTCAG TTCAAGATGCAAGAGCTCATCAGCTATGCTGTCAAAGTTG GATTCGACTTGGGCGTGAATAAGCAGCTGATGAACGAAGTGTCAGGCCTGCAGCTGGGCCCTCCGCGTCTCCCCATCATGCCGTGTCCTCAAAGCCACGCACTAGCCATCAAGCAGAAGTACCAGCACCTCTTCTCCATACACTGA
- the npl gene encoding N-acetylneuraminate lyase isoform X2: MSLSVDERKLVAEDWCRKAKGKMEQVIVHVGCTSLKDSQELARHAVGIGADGIAVIAPSFFKPRSAESVRAYLQTVADVAPNVPFYYYHLPALTNVNVSVSDLLEGIETLIPSFRGVKFSGSDLMDLGQCISRIQPHWSILYGVDEQLLAALALGAHGAVGSTYNYLGSHMNKLLSEFDSGNLVQARNLQFKMQELISYAVKVGFDLGVNKQLMNEVSGLQLGPPRLPIMPCPQSHALAIKQKYQHLFSIH; the protein is encoded by the exons ATGTCTCTCAGCGTGGACGAGAGGAAGTTAGTAGCCGAGGACTGGTGTCGGAAAGCCAAGGGAAa AATGGAGCAGGTGATTGTGCACGTTGGCTGCACCAGTCTCAAAGATTCCCAAGAGCTA GCTCGCCACGCGGTGGGAATCGGAGCTGACGGGATAGCGGTCATTGCTCCCTCCTTCTTCAAACCTCGCTCTGCAG AGTCGGTGAGGGCATACCTCCAGACGGTTGCCGACGTGGCCCCGAATGTGCCCTTCTACTACTACCACCTTCCAGCTCTTACCAATGTTAATG TGTCAGTGAGTGATTTGCTGGAAGGCATCGAGACGCTCATTCCTTCATTCCGAGGTGTGAAATTCTCCGGGAGCGACCTGATGGACTTGGGACAGTGCATCAGCCGCATTCAGCCCCACTGGTCCATCCTGTACGGTGTGGACGAG CAACTGTTGGCGGCCCTCGCGTTGGGAGCCCACGGAGCAGTTGGCag TACGTACAACTACCTGGGAAGTCACATGAACAAGCTGTTGTCCGAGTTTGACAGTGGCAACCTTGTGCAGGCCAGGAACCTTCAG TTCAAGATGCAAGAGCTCATCAGCTATGCTGTCAAAGTTG GATTCGACTTGGGCGTGAATAAGCAGCTGATGAACGAAGTGTCAGGCCTGCAGCTGGGCCCTCCGCGTCTCCCCATCATGCCGTGTCCTCAAAGCCACGCACTAGCCATCAAGCAGAAGTACCAGCACCTCTTCTCCATACACTGA